TAAAACTAATCTCTTGAATTTTATGTGTCACAAACTTTGGTACGTGAATACTTTTGACCGAACACTTGTAAAcaaattcgtttttataaaatacttgttgatcacaacaaattaaatttacaattgactcgtacaaatattttctcttattataaacattacattattgattttattatgtgGGTAGTCAtagtcaattattataattatacacttttattttgtaatttagctttttttataattattttattcacttcgatttttattggtttattaaACTTCGTCAACATCTATTTCTTCGTCTAAATCTGTTTGGTTATCATTTTGAGTTGTAAAATGTTGAGTTAGTAAACaaaaatttagttataaatttatttggtgTTGCGATATTATTCCGAATTTTGTTTGGAACGTAAACGTCACTCGCGGTGAGTGTAAACAATGTTCACGTGTAGGGGTGGGTTAAGGTGACGGGGTTCGGGGTAACGAAACTTGTATTACGAAACGGTTCCGAGTCGTTCGTGAGGTTCGGTCGCGTTAGCGCGTCCGTCGCACGCCGTCACACCACTATGACTGACTCTGACACTGCATTAATGGCTACGATGGATTTCATAGCGTTCTTGAATGTGTTTCAGATATTTTAGCAGccctattttgattttttatagtatttttcctAATGATTATTTTAGTTCGGTCGGTAGTCATTAATtaactcatcatcatcatcggaCATTCATTATAATCTACCAGAATAAGGGCCTCTTCAATGGTCAAGGTCGCTAAAACTCCCAGTTTTGGGCATTCCACATCATGTCAGAACAATAATTGATCTCTCTGGCTGGTCTGATCGTGTGTTTGCCGATACGTGCTCTTAACTCTAAGAATCGTCGGCCCCAAGGGTCATCGGTTCTTCGACTTATGTGACTAGCCCACTGCAAAGTCTGCTAATTTCAGAAGCTACACCGATTTTTtgtcaaatgggccaccgaTATATTAATTCCTTCCATCGCAAATGATATGCCAactcactggctcactcacctttttaactggaacacaataatattaagtattgctgtttggcggtagaatttgttATGAtcaggtggtacctaccaggggcttgcacaaaagccCTTCCATCAAGTGTAGCTCGCTGAACGACCTTGAATTTATGGACTAGTCAAGAAGTTGTCCACGTTACAATTACTGATTTATATTAAGGCTCAAGTTATTTTTCAAAACCCTGATCGGAGGAATCAAACTGGAAACAGCTGGTACATCGCGGCAAGACAGGGATCCCGCAAATCCTGCCCAACCTCGGAGATAGatgtataaatgattttttaaacagTAAAAATTGTGTTTTCACTCCTAAGAGACTTAGAGGAATTTTaccttgaaaaataatttaataaccatACTTAATTTAATCGTCGAAAAGCGGAGCTCTCGAGTTTCTTGGCCGGTTGGTTGCGGATTTATATTCTAACGTggaggtaaatttaaattttataagatgaGTTTCTGTAACaccttacttaaatataaataaagtaaattattgttatttttattaaacggaATGGACTGGATGACTGTACAAACTTTATTCCGAGTGGATCAAAATTtggtacataatttttaaattaaaatagaatgatCTATTTTAGGCGCGCAGTTACTTTGGTTTATAATGTCTCAAAATAAATTCACCAATCGATCACTCGAAAATAGTTGTATGATCTTTGCCAAAAGTTAAGTGTGTCGAgacaataaatactttacattTTAATCACGTACGATATGTgacaatgattttaattaaattagtatcttCAATGTAAAACgtaacatattaatttgatttctcATATTAAACTCGAGTTAAGCATAaatgttagttaatttatttaaaaaaaaagtttaataataaaattttgaaatccataaaaaaatgctattctCTATTTACCAAGTAATGCTGATTATGCAATTAAAAATCTAGGTGTTGGTGACCACCGCATATAGAATGAAATTTAGTTTAACGCACATCAGAATAGTTTGTACGAAATAGAGATTTGTTTAGAATGACTATAAAACAGTACAAATGTCATTCAGTATGGACTGTTGCCCTTTAAAACGTATTAAGTTTCTTTAGCAATTTGATACATTagcaatcttttattttatttagatccgTGACTTAATCATGTAggtagtaaataaaacaaaatcgaaaatgttttttatttatttaatttaaaaaaaaattaacacaggTACCATAGATAATATAGAAGaactataaatacatacaaaaaatattactaatatttaaatataatacttaaagaaATAATCGGCTTACACTTAAAACTGGAAAACTTAACACAaccatttattttctttaaagattGATCCGTAAAATCCCTTATTTTAGCGAAACGTAACCTCATAAAATAGGATAATTAtgctattataacatttaaaagaaacacGTAAGGGCTAAAGGCATTTTTTGCTTCACACAATCACTCAGTGGAACCAACAAATTTTCCTAACCGATATGACAAGagaactttcaagaaaagagcctctTCGTTCCGTAAAGCCCGGAACGCAACTAGAAGCTCAATTTTGTCCacgtccatgggcggtggttagTAACTTTCCGTCACGTGAGCCTCCTGTGCATGGGCAATGGCCATGGAAAAATAAATGCTACGTTATCATGTGCATTTCGGCGAATGTTTATATGCACGACGTATACAtataatgtctttttttattaaatttttgtagcAAATCAATATTTACGAAATAGTTTAGTACACGTGCTTCTACAATATTGACCAACGTTTTGATatttacctacatatatatactcaTTTGAACAGTCAAACGTTACCAAAAATAGCACCATTGTAATCAAAATAAGgcttacttaatatttatcttaaatttaatttaaagtgaagGCTTAATTCTACGATCTCATGGCCTAATAAGAGACTCTACTTGTGTTTCACCGTGGAATTGGTAAGGAAGACTGACATCTCTCTcacataaacttaatattaacgACCTCCGtcgtcgagtagtgtgtacaccggttttcatgggtacgcaactccgaggttccgggttcgaatcccagccgagtcgatgtaggaaaagttcatgggttttctatgttgtctcggggctgggtgtttgtggtaccttcgttatttctgattctccataacacaagtgctttagcttcttacattgggatcagagtaatgtatgtgatgttgtccaatatttattattattaagtatcaGTAGCTTAAGATGAGGTATCTTATAATATAACCGTATTTTAATCGAATATagaatatacatagataaactaatctttgatttaatatttcatgcgatttgcccCAACTGTTTGTAGTGTAATCAGCAATGCCGATCAAGCGGCTCGGCTATGTTATACTGCAGTGGTTGAttcatatatcttttataaaacaacattattgCACTGAGCATTGTATTCTTAGTTGAATTTGTCTTTAATTACACATTCAATTTGGGAGATTCAAACAAGTGTAGGGACctcattataacaattaaaaaaataatatataaaatagacagtAACGCTTACGTCAATCTAAAGTTACGAGAAATATATGGAATGTAAAACGGCGGTGTACCTTTctatacctataaataaaaacctaaatCAACATCAAATAAATGTCTCATTAAATAATAGTGCTCTAACTTGTGAcatgttttcaaattaaaggCAGGGTGTAGTTATAAGGGTACCGGGACGCAGGCGCGGGCACCGCGCGCGGGTGTGACCGCAGCATGCGTCTGCAGCGCCACACctccgcgcccgccgcgcgcaGGGCCTCGCGCAGGCCCTCCTGCATGGAAGATTCGCCGCTGGAAGTACACACGCTTCCAATTTACACCTTCGTGATAAAGTAAATCATTTACGTATATGGAAAAGATAGTAGGACCAAGTATAGACCCCTGCGGGAACTCCTTGTCATGTTGGAGCCCCACCTCTTGCCGTTAATATCAGACGAGCGCGTCTAATCTAATGCAGGTGACATAGTATTCTAGCAATATTTACAGAGAGTTAATCGAATTAGATTTAATTCTTAATCGTATATCCGGACCTTGTTTGAGATGTATTTAGATAAACACAAAAACTCACCCAATAACATCAATTTTCTTCTTCATATGAACTTCGTCGAACGACGACTTCGAAACTGTAAAATTAACtaacacattaatattatacaatttaaggGGAGGATTAGCCAGCAGGCGCAAAACCCTAGCTAGTCCTACCCCAGCTAGGACCCGTCACTTAAATGGACACCATCCCTTTAAACGTCATCCGATTACGGCTTATATATCGTGTACCATATCTATAATACTATGAGCTATTTAAGATAGAAATATTGCATGTGTTGTCGAAGCATCTCACGTGggctgtgtgtgtgtgcgtgtataCCTGGAAAAAGCTCCCCCTCGCTCAGTGACGTGTCAGATGATAGCCATTGACTCGTGCTGCCGCGCTGTTCACCAGGAGACATGTAGTCGAGAGGACTTTTATCTGGAACgtgttgattaataaataaatgataattttagttGACTGCTCGTCGATCTAGTGGCTACTCATAAGGCCGCAGACCCCGAGGTCCTAGTTTATtccagtcgtgtcggatttgccgtcacCTCGGATTAAGATTGaagaaatagagagtgcatATGTCCGGCGTAGATGGCTCGAAACTCTTAAGAAGGCACGTCGTCACAGAAATGTAACTCGATTGctcttatttatgataaattccGTAGAAGAAACCAGAGCCGTTAATCATTATAGATGACAAACAAATAAGGCATGTCGTCTATAACGGGTACGAATTTTAAGTATAAGATATTGGTAAGTTTAGATTTAATAACGAGTACTTGGTTACAATCgcggtatatattttataactccTCGAAATGTCCTCGATTTTCACTCGGAATTCCATACCATCGGTTTCATCAGGCAGGTCTGTGAGAGAAGATATTTCGCACTCGGTGCTGTCGGGAGACAGGGCTCGCATCACCTCAGCTGAACCTCGTCGGTAGGTTCGCTGCTGTGGACTGGAGGTTGCTAGGGGAGCCGGTTTTTTGAGTCCGAGTGAGTAAGTTCTTGACCCTAAAATGTAGgtgtgatgttttatttttttcattcaaacgTTAAAAAAGGACAATTTATAAGCAACCATCTATTTCTGAGGTGAAATATCattcactttatattttatcatagtaGGAAAAATATTGCCAATTAAACTAAGATTAATAACAGGAAttacagaaataataaataaaatttaccaagATGATCATCACTTGCGACtttttcaaatttatctttaacCGGTTTAGTCTCAATAACATATGACATTCTTCTTTTAACGTGACTGGCATTCCTTTGTATGTCATTGTTTAAAACGGAGGTTTTATCAACGGATATAAGATTTGTGTCCGATTTTAGATTGTCTCTTGATTTCGGAGATTCGGCTTTAACTTTATGAACATAAGACTCATTATCACCTTCATTTGTCGAACTCACATTAGCAACGGTTTGATCTTTACTATTGTCTAGCAAAGCATTTTCTTGTGCAATATTTGCCGCGTTAGATTCGCTCATCGATGTTTGGacgacagttttttttttactacaatcTGCCCCTTTTGATAATTGCTTATTAGATATCGTAGAGGTCTTAATAACGtgatcattattttgttttatctccGAATTGCGAATATTAAGATCAGTCCGTCTATTATTAACGACTTCGTTGTAAACTTCATTGCCATTAGCGCCGatgttaatgaatttatttccatcacttttatcaattttattttcatatgaatCATCGTTTAGTAACGTTGCTGTTTCTTCATTATCAATAACGTTGCTATCCGgagtcttatttttaaatatttcattatgtttCAGCTCAGTTATAACACTTCTAATGATTTGTTTTAACCGCGGTATTCTTGAAACATTGCCAGTTGAAGCTAGTATTTGATCCTTTGAATTATATTCATctgtttttttatggcattctTGATTGGAATCATCATTTGTATCTTCGCCTCGATCTCGCGATACGGACAGCAGGctacttaataaaactttttgttaaatattatttggtcaTTAATAGTGTAAttactcattttttatataaaatttattttattcggctTTTATTCACGATCAAATATTCGTTTAATGCTTAAGTATAACGGAGGTAGACAAAACAGACTCTCGCGTGCGGGGCGTCAGCTCGTAGTTACGAATTATAAAAACCCGAATTGTTTGTATGAAATGGGTAACACATGGCGTATGTTTAAGGTGTACTTGTATGAAATACTTACGCGTCGATGTTTCCAATATCTCTGGTATGAGAAGCAAAGTCACCGTCGATTATTTCTGAACTCTCCCCATAATTTGATTTCTGTTGCAAGAAGTTATCGATGTTTAATGAGGGTTCCTGTTCAGAGGTTTCGTTGTGATTCTTCTGAAATAATGGTAAGTAGCTGTGATAGCTTGTTCGGAAACAATAAAAAGGCAAGAGACAAAATAAGTAAGAGTtggaatttttttaaaaaaggttaaaaaaggtcgaaggtttttaaaaataaataagaatttaagtCTTCGAGaatcatatttcattttataattcgcactaattgttattaatacgaATATTGTGAAACCTTGAATTAACTCTGGAATCGAAAATCAAGCGAGCGAAGCGATCAATGGCGTGCTTTAGACATCTGCTTAGGAAACGTGGGCCgacatatactataatattggtAGGCGGGCGGCAAActgatgggccacctgatggtaagtattcaccaccgcctataaacATTGAGACCATAGGATATATAAACCATTCTTTCCACACGCCATCAATTGGCAGCTGAgaagttatatcccttgtgcctaaaATTATACTCACTCACGTACCAAGACCGATCACATTGTCTCGACGAGAAGGTTTTCAAGACGATGGCATTTATGCATCGGAATCAAATGTTTTAGAACTCCACTAAAAAGTTTTTTGGAGCTGTTTCTTTGAGCGTACTGAatagtgtaaatataattaatgtacacTATACTTACGAAGGAATGTTTCAAACTGACTAACTCCGCTTGGAGGCTGGCTATTTGGTCTAGGATGTCTCGGTCGTCATTTTGCCCAGTGACCAAACCCTGAAAGTCCGAAAAGTCTTAgttactagttgtcgctcgcgggtCCGCTCCCATTGATGAAGAAGCCTGTGTCCTTCCTTGCGGTTCAAAGATTGCTTCATCGCTTATTAGATTAGGTTCAgaggtttggccgtgaaagagtaacagacagacgaaTAGTCAGACTtactttcggatttataatattagtatagatatactgATAGTATCTGAGCAAGCCGTTTGAGCCACCATAGCTGCTTCGGTTTCACCAAGTGATATGGAATTTCCGGCCACCGAGAGATCCTGACGTCTATAAGTAGGGCATGACTGTTGCGCTGACTGAGTATTACACGACACAAATACAAAATGGACATAAACATCTATCAgagaatgaaatatatatataaacacatatatattatattttgacgacctccgtggtcgagtagtgtgtacaccggttttcatgggtacgccgctccgaggtcccgggttcgattcccggccgagtcgatttagaaaaagttcagtagttttctatgttgtctcgggtctgggtgtttgtggtaccgtcgtcacttctgatttccataacacaaatgttttagctacttacattgggatcagagtaatgtatgtgatgttgtccgatatatatatatttatttataaataaataattttaaaatgacaaatgaACAATGGTGGTATTTTTATCGTCAAATTCAGTTGCATCGTCTCTTCGATGTTGGAAACGCATTCTCTGAGCGGGCGGACATTAGACGCGTTGCTTGGTATAAtgattaagaatttatatttcttaagatcattattaatgaaaaaatatgttgatatatatatttttaaatggtttatttAGGGGGAgatcaaatgggccatctgatggaaAATGGTCATTAACAATTCCTGAcgcactcttcaaaccgaaatacgaGGATTCTGAGTATTTCCGTTTGGCAGTAGGATAcgctgagtgggtggtaactaaCCGGCTGGGCTTGCACAGAGCTCGACCACcgcgaatttataatataaatgtatcacCTTATTGCTACTCCCTCGACTCTTGTCTTGGCTCATATCAGTGTAACCAGAATCATCGTTCGCCTTGTCTGGACTTCCTTTATTCACCGATAATGAAGAGCTGCTGTGTTTCAGGACCTTAGAAATCATTGTTCTTTATTGGTCATTTATTTAGAAgactgaattaatatttatttttattttaaatattataaagaggtaaaatttgtttgttagtaTGTAGGGCGTAATCTTCGCAACTAATGAtccgattgtattttttttactggtggaaagctacattatccCTAAGTGATATAAaggtataaattatgtttatatgatatCATCATTGATTGAAGGAAAACCATGCAAAGGAACATGCCtatgtctgataaaattatttcacacGTGTATCCAATCCTGGATCaaacattggagcagcgtgatgggaTAAGCTCCAAGGCGCCCCAAATAAAGATACTTTAACCTAACAGTTCGAAATTCACCAGCCGATATGTTTGGGACGTTTTCAATGTACTCACGATGGAACTTGTATATTGTTTCTCCAACGTCTTGGCGACATGTCTGGACAGCTCTGCCGCCTTCAGTCGCATCTCCAATTCGGAGACTTTGCCCTTTTCAATCATTAACCGAGCTTCTAgataacctaaaaaaatatttatgtaatgaatGTGTGTGGTGGTTCATCCTGCTTGGCCTTATAGGGGTCAACCCGGGTACGGGCCTCGAGGCAAGCCTCCTTACCCGGGCTTGTCCTCAACGGTAGCGAGCAGCTACCGTGTCGTTGTGTTTTTACCCAATGGGTCGGGGTCGAATTGACCCGGTGGGGTGATGTAATGAGTTATATCAACGGGTTCTCAATAGATGGTGCTGGTTAGAGAAGCGCGAATCGTTGTTACATATCGAAATAACGTTTATGTGTGTTATGTGGTCTATGCTCGATAAGATGGGCCGTTTGCTCTCAACGTTTGACGGCATTCACGGTTGCCAAGGAAATAAGAGTTAAAAAAGGAGTTCGGTGGTTGCCATGAAAAGAACAATCCTAACGGTTCTAATTAGAAGAGACTTCACTGCGCTTCCTAATGAATAAATCGTCATATCACTTCTGAGAAAATTACATTTGAAGATGTCTGATGAcggcataatatataaaaaaacaaataccttTCAGATGGGTAGCAACGTCTGCCAAGGGTCTTCATTTTTCAGTATGTAACTCCtgcaaatgtaaataatattcactCACCACATCGCTGCTCCTCTGCTCGCAGCTGCTCCAGCAGATCGCCGTACTGTGTGTGCAGGTGCCGTTCCGCAATTATTCGTTCAGCTCTGGCTCGAGTGTTCTCGTTCCTGAGCAGGGTAACCTCCTCGGTTGATTTATTCAATCGCTCCGAGTACTGGTCGTGCGTTTTGACTAACTCCTGGTGGTAAATCGGTGAACATAAGGTTGCTGAATATGTATCCGCAAGTTTCTTCACCATAATCGACTTCACCGTCGAACACGAgtgaattataaattgttatggaataagcttcaatGCTTCTTCTTAATATGCCTTTGATCACCAGAGAcacatttaaacaatttttttttttaatttaaatttttcatcgtTTGCATGTAATATATtagacaaaatttaaaaatgaatttcaaggtcatatttgaaataacgtttatgtatgtaatgtttcaAAAACCAAAGGATTCGCTTATGTAACTTGCGttaggtattatattaataatgttatgtatacgTTACCTCTTCTAAAATAGCAATCTTTTCTTTCAACTCGTCTATCATAGTTCGACACTTGTTTTGCTGACAGTCCTCGTCACGGACtgatttactattaaataaaatatacattaattctattattacTCGAATTCACCGAAGTTTTCGGAAAGCTATACATCCTTCTTGGTGCAAGAATTaatgattttacaaaaaaaaaatatttatcaagctTACAAAGTATACTGTAGAATAAAAGTATGGTCATGGGATACGCAGTGGAAAGACCATGCATACCATAGCAATTTTTATCCGCTTCAGAACGTTTCGAAAACAAACACAAACGAACTTAAGAGAGCgtattgttttgtaaaagtAGGTAAGTAAAATTTTGTAGGTATTGTATCTACAACAATCAACGTAAACTTACGTTTCATTTTGAGTGGTAGTATTCTCTGTCGACTGTACCGGTATATTTTCtctgaaataaaagaaaatcatcATTCATCTCGACCTAATCGATTCTTCcttcattttcattaaaaattaaaacaaaatactaacTTGTCTAAAAATTCACATGACGTGGCTTCGATACCAACATTGGCTACACTTCTCTTGGTATAAAGCGCGCTCATGGACGAGTTCCTGTAAAATGTTACTAGTTAACAATAatctttttttgtcaatatatcATTTAAGTAGACCACACGTTCCGTTTTATGTGATACAGTCGCTTTCAAACGTCAAAAATGTAGAACATAAACTGTAcaaaatttttatcaaaataaatttcacaatcatacattttatttctcatttatggTCAAGTTAGGTTAGTACCATCCACGAAATAAATACACGATCAATAAAGCTTCGTTGAAGAATATAGATGTGAACACGATTCACGAAACGCCTGACGCAATTACAATAGCAAACACGTCATATCTTATGCAAATACTAAAAATCTCCGTCTGTATTGCTTCCATTCTAAACAGTTATTgcaatttcttacaaatataaatttagtagtAAAGCAGAGTTGCTGCAAAGTAAATCTCAactgaaaaaaacaataatttacttttggGTAAagcagtaaatttaaaatataacatattaaaaacacatgcactcaatattaaacaaaaataatattcgcaTGGCATGTGTAAAGAAAGTTGTCTTCCGCTCATTATCATGTACATGTCTAATGTATGGTCcgatatattatcaataaaacaatatca
The nucleotide sequence above comes from Vanessa tameamea isolate UH-Manoa-2023 chromosome 2, ilVanTame1 primary haplotype, whole genome shotgun sequence. Encoded proteins:
- the LOC113398181 gene encoding uncharacterized protein LOC113398181, whose product is MSYVIETKPVKDKFEKVASDDHLGSRTYSLGLKKPAPLATSSPQQRTYRRGSAEVMRALSPDSTECEISSLTDLPDETDDKSPLDYMSPGEQRGSTSQWLSSDTSLSEGELFPVSKSSFDEVHMKKKIDVIGGESSMQEGLREALRAAGAEVWRCRRMLRSHPRAVPAPASRYPYNYTLPLI
- the LOC135193454 gene encoding uncharacterized protein LOC135193454, yielding MIEKGKVSELEMRLKAAELSRHVAKTLEKQYTSSIVLKHSSSSLSVNKGSPDKANDDSGYTDMSQDKSRGSSNKGLVTGQNDDRDILDQIASLQAELVSLKHSFKNHNETSEQEPSLNIDNFLQQKSNYGESSEIIDGDFASHTRDIGNIDALLSVSRDRGEDTNDDSNQECHKKTDEYNSKDQILASTGNVSRIPRLKQIIRSVITELKHNEIFKNKTPDSNVIDNEETATLLNDDSYENKIDKSDGNKFINIGANGNEVYNEVVNNRRTDLNIRNSEIKQNNDHVIKTSTISNKQLSKGADCSKKKTVVQTSMSESNAANIAQENALLDNSKDQTVANLKPNLRNQETI